ATCAAGTCTTGCTGCCCTGGGCAGTGCAGCAGCTTCAATCAAGGCCGGCATGGAAGATGTCATCGTCGCTGGTGGCGTACAGGCGTCCTCAGCTGGTCCCCGCACCGTCTTCCGCGTGCTTGGCACCGAGGATGAGTTCGAGACCCGGATGGCACCGACCTTCCCCCACCGCTCAGATGCCACAGATGACGTCACCTTGTCCGTGGGCTGGAACGTGGCGCAGAAGAACGACATCTCACGCGAGGACATGGACAAGTGGGCCTGGCGTTCACACATGCGTGCCGCAAAGGCGATCGAGGATGGCAAGTTCCTGGACGAGATCCGTCCGATCATCGTCAAGACCAAGGACGGCTCAACCGTTGAGTTCGCAGTCGACGAGCACCCACGTGGCAGCTCGACTCTGGAGAAGATGGCCACCTTGAAGCCCTTGCACCCCGAGATCGAGGACTTCTCGATCACGGCCGGCAACTCCTCAGGCGTCAACGACGCAGCTTCAGCTGTCGTCGTGGTCAGCGACACCTACGCCAAGGAGCACAACCTCACTGCACTGGCAACGGTCAAGGCATGGGCAGCAGCCGGTGTCGATCCCAAGTACACCGGCATGGGCGCACTCGCTGCTGCCGAGAAGGTGCTGAAGCGTGCGGGAATGACCGTTGATGACATTGATCTCTGGGAGATCAATGAAGCCTTCGCCTCTGTTCCTGTCGCTGCGTGCAAGGTCATGGGCATCGATGAGGAGAAGGTGAACATCTACGGAAGCGGTTGCTCACTGGGCCACCCAGTCGCAGCATCGGGCACCCGTCAGATCGCAACGCTCATCCACGAGCTTCGTCGTCGTGGCGGCGGCATCGGCCTTTCGACCATGTGTGCTGGCGGTGGCCAGGGCGGCGCGGTCATCATCGAGGTCGCAGGCGCGTAACTCGCAGGATTTCGAAGCCCCGTCCACCGGACGGGGCTTCGTTGCTCCACTGGCGTCCAAGCGATAGTTTCAGCCCCGGCGTCCAAGCGCTCAATCCACATCTGAATGAAGCGCGCCTCTTGTGCGCGCAGTCAAGGAGAACCTCGTGGCAGTGAACAAGATGGCTGTTGTCGGCTGCGGCATCATGGGCTGCGGCATCATCCAGGTTGCGGTGCAAAGCGGCATTGAGGCCGTCGGAGTTGAGACCAGCGAGGCAGGCGCCCAGCGTGCGCGCGATCGCATCAATGCAGGTCTGGACGGCACCCTCAAGCGCGGAAAGATCACAGAAGAGCAGGCAGCCAAGGCGCGCGAGCTCTTCAGCATCACCACAGATCTTGGAGCGGTTGCCGGCGCAGATCTTGTCGTGGAAGCCGTCTACGAGGATGTCGAGCTGAAGAACGACATCCTGGGGCGCATCGACAAACTGGTCGGCCCCGAGACTTTCATCGCCTCGAACACTTCCACGATCCCTCTGGTGATTCTGGCTGCTGCGACGACCCGCCCCGAGCGCGTCGTTGGCCTGCACTTCTTCAACCCGGTGCCGGCGATGAAGCTGGTCGAAGTCATCAAGACTCCCGTCACCTCTGACGAGGATGTGACCGCCTTGGTCGAACTCACCCAGCGCATGGGCAAGAGCCCTGTTGTGGTCAACGATGGCCCAGGCTTCATCGGCAACCTGCTGATCACCCCATTCTTCAATGATGCGATCCGCGCCTTCGAGAGCGGCGTCGCACCGATGGAGTCCATCGATGACGTCATGACCCTGGGTTTCAACCACCCGATGGGCCCATTTCGTCTGGCCGACCTCGTGGGCCTGGACATCGTCCACGCCCAGGGCGTCTCGATCTACAACGAGACGAAGGATCCCAAGTACTTCCCGCCCAAGATGCTCACGCAGTACGTGCGTCTTGGCTGGCTGGGCCGCAAGACCGGCCGCGGCTTCTACCGCTACGACTCGTAAACCCGAACTCTTCACTTCACTAGGAGACACCAATGGCCAACACCCTGCTCATCGCATTCTCAAGCGCAACCACTGAGGCACAGATTCCCGAATTGACCACCTGGTACGAGGAAACACACATCCCCGAGGTGCGCGCCGCGATTCCGTCGATCAGCAATGTCACCCGCTACCAGATCACCGATCCGATGACTGGCGAGAAGATCAATCGCTTCGTTGCCATCTACGAGATCGACGAGGCCGACATCGCAGCGGCCGCCGGTCAGCTCTTCTCGGTGGCAGCAGGTTTCACGCCGACTGATGCCATGGATAGAGAGACCCAGCCTTCGGTACTGCACTGGGCGGGCAACACTGGTTACGCGCTGTAGTACCAATCCTTTCCCAACCCACCCGTTACAAGGAGATACATGAAGCGGCAGTACAAGAAGACCGGTGACTACGGCATTGGCAACATGATCCATGTCATCCACATGTCTGACGACGTGAACAAGCTCAATGAGCTATACCACCGGGTATTTGGAGCCTTCGGCTTCATGACCGTTGACACTCCCAGCTACCTTCCCCCAGAGGATCGCTGGGCATCACTGCTGATGGTCGGCGATGTCTGCATCGAGACCATGGCTCCCAACTTCCCAGTGGATGCCACCAAGCCAGTGGGAAAGTTCTACTCCAAGTTCGGCGAGCACCTGCACTCAGTCGGCTACCAGGTTGATGACCTGCCTGGGCTGGTTGACCGCCTGCTCGCCAAGGGCATCTACATCGGCCAGCCCGGTGGCGGCAAGATCGAGAAGCTGCCCGACGACATGGCATATGTGTACCCGAACCCGCGCGACACCGGCGGCCTCATGGTCGAGCTGTGCAAGCACGAAATGCCTGACGATCCCAAGGATCAGGACATCTACACCGAGTTGATGCGCCTGTTCCGCCAGCACCCGCTGACCATCGAGCGCTTCAGCTACGTCACCTTGGGTGTCAAGGATCTTGATGCAGCAGTGAAGACCTATGTCGATGTCATGCAGGCAGTGCCGCTGC
This Actinomycetota bacterium DNA region includes the following protein-coding sequences:
- a CDS encoding thiolase family protein, whose amino-acid sequence is MTEAVIVSAVRTPIGTARKGTLSETSAEDLATFIIGEAIKAAGIDGNDVDDVILGEAGYGGGDLARYGAVANGLEDVAGQAINRHCASSLAALGSAAASIKAGMEDVIVAGGVQASSAGPRTVFRVLGTEDEFETRMAPTFPHRSDATDDVTLSVGWNVAQKNDISREDMDKWAWRSHMRAAKAIEDGKFLDEIRPIIVKTKDGSTVEFAVDEHPRGSSTLEKMATLKPLHPEIEDFSITAGNSSGVNDAASAVVVVSDTYAKEHNLTALATVKAWAAAGVDPKYTGMGALAAAEKVLKRAGMTVDDIDLWEINEAFASVPVAACKVMGIDEEKVNIYGSGCSLGHPVAASGTRQIATLIHELRRRGGGIGLSTMCAGGGQGGAVIIEVAGA
- a CDS encoding 3-hydroxyacyl-CoA dehydrogenase family protein — protein: MAVNKMAVVGCGIMGCGIIQVAVQSGIEAVGVETSEAGAQRARDRINAGLDGTLKRGKITEEQAAKARELFSITTDLGAVAGADLVVEAVYEDVELKNDILGRIDKLVGPETFIASNTSTIPLVILAAATTRPERVVGLHFFNPVPAMKLVEVIKTPVTSDEDVTALVELTQRMGKSPVVVNDGPGFIGNLLITPFFNDAIRAFESGVAPMESIDDVMTLGFNHPMGPFRLADLVGLDIVHAQGVSIYNETKDPKYFPPKMLTQYVRLGWLGRKTGRGFYRYDS